The Helicobacter canis genomic sequence GTGAAATATGTGCGCGTAGCATAATGCTTAAAAGCCGCAGATCTTGGGCGATTAGCAGGGGTTTTGGCGGGAGGTGTGGCAGAAGATGTGGCGTGGGCGGTGTGTGTGATGGGCGTATGCTAGTCATTGACTCTCTTTACAGGAGAGATTTGGGGCTTTTGGGGTGGGGGCAGTAGGGTAGGAAGTAGGGATTTGACTAGGGCTAGTAGATCTTGTGTCGCTGTGGCTATCTCGTGTTTAGACATTTGCTCTAGGGGCTTTTCAAGCAAGAGTAAATGCTCTTTTTGCATACTCTCACCCAGCCAGAGCCTAGAATCTTTGCGGTTGTATATGCCTATGGTGCTTATGCGCAGCATATCGGCTAGATGTATTGTGCCAGTGCTTGGGCTAATTAACAAGCAAGAGAGCCGCAAAAGCTCGATGATATGCGCTAGATTGTCATCATTGCTAAAGACTAGGAGATTTGGCATAGGGCTTTGCAGTGTGATAGTAGGTGCGCCCTTATAATGCAGCAAGACAATAAGCATTTGCGGATAATGCGTGGCAAGCTCTTGTGCTACTGCGATGTAGGATTCTAGGGGGAGATTGATGCGTGTGGATTTGACAAAGGGATTTAGACAAATGATAGGCGTAGTAATGCGTGCAAAATCTTGCGCCTGCACGCGAGCTTGCGGTGGCATATCACCCATAGTGATGAGACTACTCGCTTTGGCTAAGGCATTATCCAAGGCGGATAGCACGCGAGCTTTAGCGCACTCATCTATGGGGTAGGAAAAGTGGCTATAAGCGATCTCTGCCCTATCATAGCGCGCAGGATCGATCTTGCGCACAAGCTTTAATAACGCCTTATGATAAGGGATAGCTGAAAAAGCACGCGAGAAAAACACCTTATGGATACGAGGGTTAAGGAGATTTGCCGCAGTGGCAAAGGAGATGATACACTTAGCATTGCTCGCACTTAGTAGCTTGCACCGCCAGCGATTAGGCTGGGTTAGGATAAAGTAGTCAAACTGCTTGGCATTGATATGTGCTAGCAGCTCCTGCTTGCTCATAGCATCTGTATCGATACATATAAAGCCCCTAGTCTTATCAAAGCCATCATTAAGCCTAGAGAAAATCTGCATACCTTGGGCATTTGTATAGATGACGATAGGGCAGTCATAGAGCTTGCGCAGTGTATATAACGCCCTAATAGCGATGACATTATCCCCAAGGAATGCCGAGCGATAGAAGCCAATCATCTCTTTTCTTTCACGGAATTTATGGCATTATAACACACCTAAAGCCCCCAAGGACTCAAATGACCCTAGCAGAGATTGACGCGCTAGCGCGCTTTATAGGCTGCTTTGATAAGCTTGTGCTTGTGCAGCGCGTAGCAGATATGACGCTAAAGCTTACCCTAGCCCAATGCCAGAATCCTAGCTTATGCGCCACACTCCAAGGGGCAAAGAGCTTTGATGTGTATCTGGCTATGACAAGGGGCAAAAGCTTTGCCTACACTACACAAGACCTCCAAAAGCCTCCACAAGACCAAGCAGCCCTTAAGGACTCTAAGCTAGAATCCCTAAGCCCCAAACGCTACAATGCTCCCTTTGATGTCGCACTCTCACGGCTCAATCGCTCCAAAATCCTATCCGCTACGCTTTATGATGATGATAGGATCTTGCGCCTAGAGCTTTTACAGCAAGGTAGCTATAAGCAATCTATCACATTTTTGCAATGTGAATTTACCGGCAAGCACACCAATGCAATCATCTTAACCCACGAGCAAATCATTATCGATGCCCTACGCCATATCTCCCAAGCCCAATCACACCGCCAAGTCAAAGTAGGCTACCCCCTTGCCAAAATCCCCAAAAATCCCAAAAAGCCTGCCCCCCCTTCCACGCCACTAGCCCTAGAATCTATACCTAAGCTACTCTTACAAGCACACAATCTTGAGCAAAGCAAAGCCCTAGAATCCTTACGCCACTCTCTGCTATCGCACTACACACGCACCAAAGCCCGCTTGCAAGCCCTGCTAGATACCCTCCCCAAAGAAACAGCACTTTTACAAGAGAGTCGCACGCTCAATCACCAAGCAAGCCTGCTACTCTCTCATCTCCACACACTAAGCCCCTACCAAAGCCACGCTACAATCACAGATAATGGCACACTCTATCATATCAATCTCCCCGCAAGCAAAACCCCGCAAGAAGCGATCAATAAGCTCTTTAGCACATCAAAGAAGCTCGCCCAAAAGGCAAGAAATATCCACAAAGAAACCACAAATTTAGAAGAAAAAATCGCATTTTTAGACAAGGAGCTGGCATTTATCGCGCGAGCAGATAAGCTTGACACCCTTGCGATCCTAGCCCCCAAAAAGATAGAAAAAAGGCAAAAGCCTTCTAATGATCAAGCCTATGTGATCTTTATCCAAGGGGTGAAAATCTCCATAGGGCGCAATGAGAGAGAAAATATCAAGCTCCTAGAATCCGCTAGGGCTGATGACTTGTGGATGCATATCCGCGATATACCTTCATCGCATTTGATTATACATTGTGGGAAAAATGCCCTAGCAGAATCTATCATCTACAAAGCCGGTGAGATTTTGCTCGGTGTAAGCGGGCTTAAGCAAGGGGACTTTTTAGTCGATTATACAAAGAGAAAATTTGTCAAAATCACAAGCGGTGCGTGCGTGATCTTTAGCAAACATCAAAGCCTGCGCTATCGCGTATAGACTAGGAGGCACTATGGCAATCTCACCCATTGGTAATATCACCTATATCAATCAAAATATGCAGACAACTTCTGCCGCCCACGCAAACGCTATGCAGCGCGGCGATATGATCCCCCAAGAGTTTGAAGACAAGCTCAAAGAGATCCAAGAAGTGCGCCCCACAGAGACAAATAACAAAGTCGATAAAGACGCCAAAGGCAATAGCCAATGGGAGCAGCAAGATGACCAAGGCAAAAAAGACAAAGAGGAGAGTGAGCAAGCCCAGAGCCTAGACACACTTGCTAGCTCCCCTAGTGGTGAGACACATTTGCTTAATATCAAAGTCTAGCCTAAGCCCTTAGAAATGGTGTTGGCTTTTGCTGGTGGATTGGGCTTTGCTAGGTTTTGGCGTTGGCTTTGAGCGATAAATTGTAGATTCTGCGGCGTTTAT encodes the following:
- a CDS encoding glycosyltransferase family 9 protein, with translation MIGFYRSAFLGDNVIAIRALYTLRKLYDCPIVIYTNAQGMQIFSRLNDGFDKTRGFICIDTDAMSKQELLAHINAKQFDYFILTQPNRWRCKLLSASNAKCIISFATAANLLNPRIHKVFFSRAFSAIPYHKALLKLVRKIDPARYDRAEIAYSHFSYPIDECAKARVLSALDNALAKASSLITMGDMPPQARVQAQDFARITTPIICLNPFVKSTRINLPLESYIAVAQELATHYPQMLIVLLHYKGAPTITLQSPMPNLLVFSNDDNLAHIIELLRLSCLLISPSTGTIHLADMLRISTIGIYNRKDSRLWLGESMQKEHLLLLEKPLEQMSKHEIATATQDLLALVKSLLPTLLPPPQKPQISPVKRVND
- a CDS encoding NFACT family protein, with amino-acid sequence MTLAEIDALARFIGCFDKLVLVQRVADMTLKLTLAQCQNPSLCATLQGAKSFDVYLAMTRGKSFAYTTQDLQKPPQDQAALKDSKLESLSPKRYNAPFDVALSRLNRSKILSATLYDDDRILRLELLQQGSYKQSITFLQCEFTGKHTNAIILTHEQIIIDALRHISQAQSHRQVKVGYPLAKIPKNPKKPAPPSTPLALESIPKLLLQAHNLEQSKALESLRHSLLSHYTRTKARLQALLDTLPKETALLQESRTLNHQASLLLSHLHTLSPYQSHATITDNGTLYHINLPASKTPQEAINKLFSTSKKLAQKARNIHKETTNLEEKIAFLDKELAFIARADKLDTLAILAPKKIEKRQKPSNDQAYVIFIQGVKISIGRNERENIKLLESARADDLWMHIRDIPSSHLIIHCGKNALAESIIYKAGEILLGVSGLKQGDFLVDYTKRKFVKITSGACVIFSKHQSLRYRV